In a genomic window of Planctomicrobium piriforme:
- a CDS encoding iron-containing alcohol dehydrogenase: MKPCLTPPAMPMTPFDFDSRTRVLFGAGTLDRLGEMAREIGGKHALLVTDPGLKAAGHEQRAIDRLNAAGLKISLFDDVHPNPTTIDIERGVAFARPLNVDLLIGLGGGSSMDCAKGINFLLTNGGRMQDYRGTGKATKPMLPLIAVPTTAGTGSEAQSYAVISDAETHMKMACGDKKALARVAILDPELTVTMPFSVTAATGVDALSHAVETIVTKKRNPVSQMFSRQAWQLLSQSLATVLSEPENVTARGAMQLGAYFAGAAIENSMLGATHALANPLSAHFDLVHGIAVGVLLPFVVQYNARDDQARATYLELASLAGIESDSEAKTIQQLVELLRKLTSESAGQPLTLGECDVSREMLPKMADEAAQQWTGQFNPRPVTAQSLLEIYQCAFDGTDVTF, encoded by the coding sequence TTGAAGCCCTGCCTGACGCCGCCTGCCATGCCCATGACTCCGTTTGACTTCGATTCCCGGACGCGCGTGTTGTTTGGCGCGGGGACGCTCGACCGTCTGGGAGAGATGGCTCGCGAAATCGGCGGCAAGCATGCCCTGCTGGTGACTGACCCTGGTCTCAAGGCCGCCGGACACGAACAACGGGCCATCGACCGGTTGAATGCTGCCGGCCTGAAGATTTCTCTGTTCGACGACGTGCATCCCAATCCGACCACGATCGATATCGAACGGGGGGTCGCCTTTGCCCGGCCGCTGAATGTGGATTTACTGATCGGTCTCGGCGGCGGCAGCAGCATGGACTGCGCCAAAGGGATCAACTTCCTGCTGACCAACGGCGGCCGGATGCAGGACTACAGGGGAACCGGCAAGGCGACGAAGCCGATGCTTCCCCTGATTGCCGTGCCGACGACGGCCGGCACCGGCAGCGAAGCGCAGTCTTATGCGGTCATTTCGGATGCCGAGACGCACATGAAGATGGCCTGCGGCGACAAGAAAGCTCTGGCACGCGTTGCCATCCTTGATCCGGAACTGACGGTGACGATGCCGTTCAGCGTGACGGCGGCAACCGGCGTGGACGCCCTGAGTCATGCCGTCGAAACGATTGTTACGAAAAAGCGGAATCCGGTCTCACAGATGTTCAGCCGTCAGGCATGGCAGCTCCTGTCACAATCACTCGCCACGGTGCTGAGCGAACCAGAGAATGTGACGGCGCGGGGAGCGATGCAGTTGGGAGCGTACTTTGCCGGCGCGGCAATTGAGAATTCGATGCTGGGGGCGACACATGCCCTCGCGAACCCGTTATCGGCCCACTTCGATCTCGTGCATGGCATTGCAGTGGGAGTGCTGTTGCCGTTTGTGGTGCAGTACAATGCCCGAGACGACCAGGCTCGGGCGACCTATCTTGAGCTGGCGAGTCTGGCTGGAATTGAATCGGATTCGGAAGCAAAAACGATTCAGCAGCTCGTCGAACTTTTGAGAAAATTGACGAGCGAATCGGCCGGTCAGCCGCTGACGCTGGGCGAGTGCGATGTTTCACGCGAGATGTTGCCGAAGATGGCGGATGAAGCGGCACAACAATGGACAGGGCAGTTCAATCCTCGACCGGTGACTGCCCAGTCGTTGCTGGAGATTTATCAATGCGCGTTCGATGGGACCGACGTCACTTTCTGA
- a CDS encoding sensor histidine kinase: MRAFAESIVATVRHPLVILDQDLKIVSANPSFYRAFLLTPEECLGRRWYDLQNGTWNNPQFRTLLEEIIPHDGEISDYEIEQELPDQGRRLLVMNARRVQRADDGLQMVLVSIEDLTVQRMAQAELRRLNQHLERRVAERTRCLEESNYALQVANEELESFCYSVSHDLRTPLRAVDGFSRELLHGYADALDDRGRHYLNRVRAGAQHMGQLIDDLLDLSRVGRSEMHCQMVDLSTLAGNVIQELRQIEPERRVDVLIQPGLLGYCDPKLIHLVLENLIGNAWKFTGKKEQATIEFGRATAIGEIPTFFVADNGAGFDMAFVDKLFGPFQRLHSAHEFPGTGIGLATVRRVIHRHQGEVWAEGVIGDGARVSFTLPEQSPHHATEIDSAG, from the coding sequence ATGCGCGCGTTCGCGGAGAGCATCGTCGCGACCGTGCGTCATCCGCTGGTGATCCTGGATCAGGATCTGAAGATCGTCTCGGCGAATCCCAGCTTCTATCGCGCGTTTCTGCTGACCCCTGAAGAATGCCTGGGGCGGCGCTGGTACGACCTGCAGAACGGAACCTGGAACAATCCCCAGTTTCGCACGCTGCTGGAAGAAATCATTCCGCACGACGGCGAAATTTCTGATTACGAGATCGAGCAGGAACTGCCTGACCAGGGGCGTCGCCTTCTCGTGATGAACGCCCGTCGCGTGCAACGGGCGGACGACGGTCTGCAAATGGTGCTGGTTTCCATCGAAGATCTGACAGTTCAACGGATGGCCCAGGCCGAACTGCGGCGTCTCAATCAGCATCTCGAACGCCGCGTGGCCGAGCGGACGCGATGTCTGGAAGAGTCCAACTACGCGTTGCAGGTTGCCAATGAGGAACTCGAGTCGTTCTGCTACTCCGTCTCGCACGATTTGCGGACGCCGTTACGGGCGGTCGATGGCTTCAGCCGGGAACTGCTGCACGGGTATGCCGATGCGCTCGATGACCGGGGGCGGCATTACCTGAACCGGGTCCGGGCCGGCGCGCAGCACATGGGACAACTGATCGACGATCTGCTGGATCTCTCCCGGGTGGGCCGCAGCGAAATGCATTGCCAGATGGTCGACCTGTCGACTCTGGCCGGAAACGTGATTCAAGAGCTGCGTCAGATCGAGCCGGAACGGCGCGTCGACGTGCTGATTCAGCCTGGTTTGCTGGGATATTGCGATCCCAAGCTGATTCATCTGGTGCTGGAAAACCTGATCGGTAATGCCTGGAAGTTCACGGGGAAGAAAGAGCAGGCCACGATTGAATTCGGCCGCGCGACGGCGATTGGAGAAATTCCGACATTTTTTGTGGCAGATAATGGCGCAGGATTCGACATGGCATTTGTCGACAAGCTTTTCGGACCTTTCCAGCGACTGCACTCCGCACACGAATTTCCCGGAACCGGCATCGGCCTGGCGACCGTCAGGCGGGTGATTCACCGTCATCAGGGAGAGGTGTGGGCCGAAGGGGTGATCGGCGATGGAGCCCGCGTGTCATTTACCCTGCCAGAGCAGTCCCCACACCATGCAACAGAAATCGATTCTGCTGGTTGA
- a CDS encoding response regulator, which produces MQQKSILLVEDNPDDAELASLAFARGGLVNQLVVVGDGVEALDYLFKPGADGRLADLPQIVLLDLKLPRLNGLEVLQRIRSEPRTKRLPVVILTSSGEEEDLIRGYDLGANSYVRKPVDFEQFLFAAQQLQLYWLVLNEPPPRDPSCAP; this is translated from the coding sequence ATGCAACAGAAATCGATTCTGCTGGTTGAAGACAATCCAGACGACGCGGAGCTGGCATCGCTGGCCTTTGCCCGCGGCGGACTGGTGAATCAGCTTGTCGTCGTGGGGGATGGAGTCGAGGCGCTGGATTACCTGTTCAAGCCGGGGGCGGATGGCCGTCTGGCTGATCTGCCGCAGATTGTGCTGCTCGATTTGAAGCTTCCGAGATTGAACGGACTCGAGGTGCTGCAGCGTATCCGGTCCGAACCCCGGACAAAGCGCTTGCCGGTCGTGATTCTGACTTCATCCGGAGAAGAGGAAGACCTGATTCGGGGTTACGACCTGGGGGCGAACAGTTACGTCCGCAAGCCGGTTGATTTCGAACAATTTCTGTTTGCAGCCCAGCAGCTGCAATTGTACTGGCTGGTCTTGAACGAACCGCCGCCGCGGGATCCCTCATGCGCTCCCTGA
- a CDS encoding efflux RND transporter periplasmic adaptor subunit, whose amino-acid sequence MTPTSRQNTRSPRSRLSLLLLAAGTICSLALVPVISYGVGDSFPRIPNDGFTMVEIGHFEVCVQERGELQSSRNTVITSRCEWNANLLWIKEEGSFVNAGDIVAELDSAPLIQREKERQVLLVQAQSALQTAESGLKIQELVNESRIAAAQLQVVLTSLNLAGYRMAQATQERHVIEQNLALADAALIYARKKYEYTARMVELGYKDISEQDSERINLMRSEQTLAAEKNKLRVLSLYGHDRKLIELTAAQSESVRALERAQLASKAALLNGKIRVQAYRRVVASYENFIKRIGRSIAACTIRAKQSGQVIYPRSSSRSTQTTQPGDLVYYLQPLLQLPDRTQIEVLIRLHESRIRQLELGQPVAISVEALPDVRFTGHVASIATVPQRGRFPNQDLRDYQVLIAVDAEPAQMELLAPGMTANVNVLVGQCFDSITVPLETVVCVDGRKMAFVRSGDEIEAREVQVGLTNETEVEVLSGLKPGEEIVSRPRDTCSSRIESLRAPYDEAGTGLAAYWEAGD is encoded by the coding sequence ATGACGCCGACTTCACGCCAGAACACGCGCTCCCCGCGCTCCCGCCTTTCCCTGCTGCTGCTCGCGGCCGGGACCATCTGCAGCCTCGCCCTCGTCCCGGTCATCAGTTACGGGGTGGGTGATTCCTTCCCGCGCATTCCGAATGACGGCTTCACCATGGTCGAAATCGGCCATTTTGAAGTCTGCGTTCAGGAACGGGGAGAACTCCAAAGCTCCCGCAACACAGTTATTACCAGCCGCTGCGAGTGGAACGCGAACCTGCTCTGGATCAAAGAGGAAGGCAGCTTCGTGAACGCCGGCGACATCGTCGCCGAACTCGATTCCGCGCCCCTCATCCAGCGCGAAAAAGAACGCCAGGTCTTGCTGGTTCAGGCACAGTCCGCGTTGCAGACCGCCGAGTCCGGCCTGAAGATTCAGGAACTCGTCAACGAAAGCCGCATCGCGGCAGCCCAACTGCAAGTCGTGCTGACCTCGCTGAATCTGGCCGGCTACCGCATGGCGCAGGCGACGCAGGAACGCCATGTCATCGAACAGAATCTCGCACTGGCGGACGCCGCACTCATCTATGCCCGCAAGAAGTACGAGTACACCGCCCGCATGGTCGAACTCGGCTACAAAGACATTTCCGAGCAGGATTCCGAACGCATCAACCTCATGCGGAGCGAGCAGACTTTAGCCGCAGAGAAGAATAAGCTCCGCGTCCTGAGCCTGTACGGTCACGACCGCAAACTGATCGAACTGACCGCCGCCCAATCCGAATCGGTCCGCGCTCTCGAACGTGCTCAACTGGCTTCGAAAGCGGCCCTGCTCAACGGAAAAATTCGAGTCCAGGCTTATCGCCGCGTCGTGGCGTCTTACGAGAACTTCATCAAACGCATCGGAAGAAGCATTGCCGCTTGTACCATTCGCGCGAAGCAGTCCGGCCAGGTGATTTATCCCCGCAGCAGCTCTCGTTCGACCCAGACGACGCAGCCTGGCGACCTCGTGTATTACCTCCAGCCGCTGCTGCAGTTGCCAGACCGTACCCAGATTGAAGTTCTGATACGGCTGCATGAATCGCGCATTCGTCAGCTCGAACTTGGTCAGCCTGTCGCGATCTCGGTCGAAGCCCTGCCCGATGTGCGGTTTACCGGTCATGTCGCCAGCATCGCCACCGTTCCCCAACGGGGACGGTTTCCGAATCAGGATCTCCGCGACTATCAGGTGCTCATCGCCGTCGATGCCGAGCCAGCCCAGATGGAACTCCTGGCCCCCGGCATGACCGCCAACGTCAACGTGCTGGTCGGCCAGTGCTTCGACTCCATTACGGTCCCGCTCGAAACCGTCGTCTGCGTGGATGGCCGCAAGATGGCGTTCGTCCGCAGCGGCGACGAGATTGAAGCCCGCGAAGTGCAGGTCGGCCTGACGAACGAGACCGAGGTGGAAGTTCTTTCAGGCTTGAAACCGGGCGAAGAAATCGTCTCTCGCCCCCGCGATACCTGCTCCTCACGCATCGAGTCGCTGCGAGCTCCCTACGACGAAGCCGGCACCGGCCTCGCCGCATACTGGGAAGCCGGCGACTGA
- a CDS encoding Hsp70 family protein, translating to MASSPARNSVVPVGIDLGTTYSCLSYLTPQGQPVTLANGEGELSTPSAVLFDGHDVIVGTEALRHSVASPERVVQHAKRHMGDPHKCWVFDGRVYRPKDIASFIVKKLLDAASTQLGTIRHAVITVPAQFSELQRRDTVEAGIQAGLERVDIINEPVAAAMCYVLGEGMWFAELANDQTVLVFDLGGGTFDLSLVQYNRQHVRVLASGGDLRLGGLDWNRALEDNACDLFTKESISDPRMDRESMQALALEVEQAKRSLSVRPRSSLVVQHAGRRKGYTIEREQFEALTKQLVDRTESLTQEMLKANKLGWARIDTVLATGGASRMPMIRNMLQRISGTTLNQALSPDQSICHGAAYYAGMLLSGRKLEKSVLNKQAATRLSTFKQQSVSGRSLGILVRDMQAGHRLPHFLLPANTPLPCAYQQKFGTAIPNQKKVHLHIIESGTSPDEPFVEIGECEITGLPENLPATSPIEVTIRYDEQARVHVEAVDITSGQRAETTIIRPASSTPVEGAATIQPAVQRPAIVSPADQFSMLPSGSAQAIPVQASPVAAKSSPPKAKAVAVKAEPERQRKLVTVRPAPISVEDSEMPVPLCNQCGEALDSKGRCLHCESATANRKAGKPPARPGAAVNELQIKTEPMKSPPKAPQQRPRQK from the coding sequence ATGGCGTCTTCTCCGGCACGAAATTCTGTTGTTCCTGTCGGCATCGACCTGGGGACGACCTATTCCTGCCTGTCCTACCTGACGCCGCAGGGACAGCCCGTCACGCTCGCCAATGGCGAAGGTGAATTATCCACCCCCTCGGCCGTCCTCTTCGACGGGCACGACGTCATCGTCGGCACCGAGGCCCTGCGGCATTCCGTCGCGTCGCCGGAACGGGTGGTGCAGCACGCCAAACGGCACATGGGCGACCCGCACAAGTGCTGGGTTTTCGATGGTCGCGTCTATCGCCCCAAAGACATCGCGTCGTTCATTGTCAAAAAGCTCCTGGACGCTGCATCCACACAGTTGGGAACCATCCGGCATGCCGTGATCACCGTGCCGGCCCAGTTCAGTGAACTCCAGCGCCGCGATACGGTCGAAGCGGGAATTCAGGCCGGGCTCGAACGGGTCGACATCATCAACGAACCTGTCGCCGCGGCGATGTGCTACGTCCTCGGCGAAGGGATGTGGTTTGCCGAACTGGCGAACGATCAAACCGTGCTGGTCTTCGATCTCGGGGGCGGGACGTTTGATCTCTCGCTGGTGCAGTACAACCGTCAGCATGTCCGCGTGCTGGCCTCCGGCGGCGATTTGCGACTGGGGGGACTCGACTGGAACCGCGCCCTCGAAGACAACGCCTGTGACCTGTTCACCAAAGAATCGATCAGTGATCCCCGTATGGATCGCGAAAGCATGCAGGCCCTCGCCCTCGAAGTGGAACAGGCCAAACGCAGCCTGAGCGTGCGACCTCGATCATCGCTGGTCGTGCAGCACGCTGGCCGTCGCAAAGGTTACACGATCGAGCGCGAGCAGTTCGAAGCACTGACGAAGCAACTCGTCGACCGCACCGAATCGCTCACTCAGGAAATGCTTAAGGCCAACAAGCTCGGCTGGGCCCGCATTGACACCGTGCTGGCCACCGGGGGCGCTTCCCGGATGCCCATGATCCGGAACATGCTGCAGCGTATCAGCGGCACGACGCTCAATCAGGCCCTCTCGCCGGATCAGTCCATCTGCCACGGCGCCGCGTACTACGCCGGCATGCTGCTCTCTGGCCGGAAGCTCGAAAAGTCGGTTCTCAACAAACAGGCGGCTACGCGTCTGTCGACGTTCAAACAGCAAAGCGTCAGCGGACGTTCGCTCGGCATTCTGGTGCGGGACATGCAGGCGGGACACCGTCTGCCGCACTTCCTGCTGCCTGCGAATACGCCGCTCCCCTGTGCCTACCAGCAAAAATTCGGAACCGCGATTCCGAATCAGAAGAAGGTTCATCTGCACATCATCGAAAGCGGCACGTCCCCCGACGAGCCGTTCGTCGAGATCGGGGAATGCGAAATCACCGGACTGCCAGAGAACCTGCCGGCCACCTCGCCCATTGAAGTGACAATCCGCTACGACGAACAGGCTCGCGTGCATGTCGAGGCGGTCGACATCACCAGCGGCCAGCGCGCTGAAACGACGATCATTCGACCGGCTTCCTCCACTCCGGTCGAAGGCGCGGCAACGATTCAGCCTGCCGTCCAACGGCCTGCGATCGTCAGCCCTGCCGACCAGTTCTCGATGCTCCCGTCAGGGTCGGCGCAGGCGATTCCCGTTCAAGCTTCGCCCGTCGCCGCCAAGTCGTCGCCGCCCAAGGCCAAGGCGGTTGCCGTGAAAGCAGAACCGGAGCGGCAGCGCAAGCTTGTCACAGTCCGCCCTGCGCCAATTTCGGTCGAAGACTCCGAAATGCCGGTCCCCCTCTGCAATCAGTGCGGCGAAGCCCTCGATTCGAAAGGCCGCTGTCTCCACTGCGAATCGGCAACAGCCAATCGTAAGGCAGGCAAGCCCCCTGCGCGACCTGGTGCCGCCGTCAATGAACTGCAGATCAAAACCGAGCCGATGAAATCGCCTCCCAAGGCGCCGCAGCAACGGCCTCGCCAGAAGTAA
- a CDS encoding outer membrane protein assembly factor BamB family protein: MRVRWDRRHFLKQAAVAAGAWGAAPLFFSRKVQAADAAPALNTWASFRNGPQNWGIAAGTLPEKLELKWEVTTPDGTASTAVIADGRVYMGTLSGDLLCLQLSDGKEVWRYKSVEKVEENSFAPGFNAAAALDEQHIYIGDDQGTFHAVDRMTGKKAWLAATDGEIVGGAQVIGGKVIFGSHDGHLYCHQAASGERVWAVETHGPVNATPCLAGKYTFTTGCDQPVLRVIDIEKGEQSSEVSLKSLLIAAATVRDDILYFGTDNGSVSALDWQKKQFVWEFSVPNRDQQIQSSPAVTEEFVIIGSRDKQLYCLDRNTGVLRWSFQCRAKIDSSPVVVGDRVYFGASDRNLYGVTLADGKEAFKQNVKQSVTGSPAVAEGRLVIGTDSTNGQILCFG; the protein is encoded by the coding sequence ATGCGCGTTCGATGGGACCGACGTCACTTTCTGAAGCAGGCTGCTGTCGCCGCCGGCGCCTGGGGGGCGGCACCCTTGTTCTTCAGCCGCAAAGTGCAGGCGGCTGATGCTGCCCCTGCTTTGAACACCTGGGCGTCCTTTCGCAATGGCCCGCAGAACTGGGGGATCGCTGCTGGAACGCTGCCGGAAAAGCTCGAATTGAAGTGGGAAGTCACGACACCGGACGGCACGGCATCAACGGCGGTGATCGCCGACGGCCGCGTCTACATGGGGACGCTCAGCGGCGACCTGTTGTGTCTGCAATTGAGCGACGGCAAAGAAGTGTGGCGCTACAAGTCGGTCGAGAAGGTCGAAGAGAACAGTTTCGCGCCGGGGTTCAATGCCGCGGCGGCGCTCGACGAGCAGCACATTTACATTGGCGACGATCAGGGGACGTTCCATGCCGTGGATCGCATGACGGGCAAAAAGGCCTGGCTGGCGGCGACGGATGGAGAGATCGTGGGGGGCGCACAGGTCATCGGCGGCAAGGTGATCTTCGGTTCCCATGACGGTCATCTGTATTGTCATCAGGCGGCCAGCGGCGAACGGGTCTGGGCAGTGGAAACGCATGGCCCGGTGAATGCGACTCCTTGCCTGGCTGGGAAGTACACGTTCACGACGGGCTGCGATCAGCCCGTGCTACGGGTGATCGACATCGAAAAAGGGGAGCAGTCTTCGGAAGTGTCGCTCAAGTCGTTGCTGATTGCAGCGGCGACGGTGCGGGATGACATTCTGTATTTCGGGACTGATAACGGCTCAGTCTCAGCGCTCGACTGGCAGAAGAAGCAATTCGTCTGGGAATTCTCGGTGCCGAACCGAGATCAGCAAATTCAATCCTCGCCGGCCGTGACGGAGGAGTTCGTGATCATCGGCAGCCGCGATAAGCAGTTGTATTGCCTGGACCGCAATACAGGCGTGTTGCGGTGGAGCTTTCAGTGCCGGGCGAAGATCGACTCTTCACCCGTGGTTGTGGGCGATCGGGTCTATTTTGGCGCGTCGGATCGGAACCTGTATGGGGTCACGCTGGCAGACGGCAAAGAGGCGTTCAAACAAAACGTGAAGCAGTCGGTCACAGGGTCGCCGGCCGTGGCCGAGGGGCGGCTGGTGATTGGCACCGATTCGACCAATGGGCAAATTCTCTGCTTTGGGTAA
- a CDS encoding GyrI-like domain-containing protein, with protein sequence MSAASSVIQPSRYEDSPELLVAGVNRTYTMENRGGIPQQWDEFAPRLGTIPGQVGRNAYGVCWNFTPDFGFDYLTGIEIYGNELPPDFTTVSLPAGRYAVFTHDGPISTFPKTISAIWSDWAPTVTDIAHGSPCFERYTAEFDPATGRGTEVWVPLISPA encoded by the coding sequence ATGTCCGCTGCGTCGTCTGTGATTCAACCGTCGCGTTATGAAGACTCTCCGGAACTGCTGGTCGCGGGCGTGAACCGAACATATACGATGGAGAATCGCGGCGGGATTCCGCAGCAATGGGACGAATTCGCGCCGCGGCTGGGCACGATTCCAGGCCAGGTCGGCCGCAACGCGTATGGAGTCTGCTGGAACTTCACTCCGGACTTCGGCTTCGACTATCTGACAGGCATCGAGATCTACGGGAATGAATTGCCGCCGGACTTCACGACAGTCTCGTTGCCGGCGGGACGTTATGCGGTCTTCACGCACGATGGCCCGATCTCCACCTTTCCGAAGACGATCTCCGCTATCTGGAGCGACTGGGCGCCGACAGTGACGGACATTGCGCATGGCTCCCCCTGCTTTGAGCGGTACACCGCCGAGTTCGATCCGGCGACCGGGCGCGGGACTGAAGTCTGGGTTCCTCTGATATCGCCTGCGTGA